From the Nostoc sp. PCC 7107 genome, the window TCTCTCAGTCGCAATCTGCACAGGCAAGCTTAACTACATAGATTGACACGTATAGTTCATCTCCCTGAATAAGTTATGATGAGTAATCAAATAATTGCAAACTCAGAATTGCATGTTTGCGCTAGTTTTTGGTGGCTATGGCAGAAGTATCGACATTATCTTCATTCTTGCTGTCTCAAGTGGATGGGTGGAAACCCAACTGATGCTGAAGACGCGCTCAGTCGGGCAATGCTCAAGGCTTGGGAAAAGGAGCAAAAGTATGCCGGGAAAATTTCTAATTTTAAGGCTTGGCTGACAAAACTGACTCATAATCTCTGTATTGATATTCATCGAGAACGTAGTCGGGGTGAAAATCAAGTTGAAGATATAGAAGTATATACCTCTGGTGAGGAGCTAGGACTGATTTTTTGTGAGGATACACCAGAAAGTGCAATGGATAGTAGTGAAGAAAGGACTGTAATTCTTCGTGCCGTTCATAATTTACCGCATCGGCTACGTGAGACGTTTATTCTCCACTTTTATGGAGAACTATCTTATCCAGAGATAGCCCAACAGCAAGATATTTCTTACGATAACGTCTGCAAGCGCATCTCCCAAGGACGGAAGATTTTGCGTGAGGAATTGAAAGGGTATTTTTTAGGCGAGGATGAAAATAATACAAATTTATCAGTTGCATCAACTTTGCCTGATAATACAGTGCATTCAGGAGTTAGAAAAAAAAGTCGCTCAAAAAATTCAGGAATTGGCGATGGTAATCGTCTTAAAAGTAGAAAGGCGAAAAAGAAAAAGAAATCTAATCTCGTCTAACCACTAAATTACAACTTGACGCAAGAATAGTTGGGGAAAACTTATGTTTGTTCAGAAAGATATAGAAATGGGACAGTTCGATGTAAGTGTACAGATCGACATGAATCAAAATTTTCAACTTGTTCCAGAAAATCCAGAGACATTCAATGTAAATATGCCATTTCTTTTATTTCGCACTCCCAATCGACCAAATATTCAGGTTGATAACCCGCAACAAAATATACTATATCGTGTAGAAAATAATAATGGAAATCTAGTTGTTGAGGAGTATCCGATAGAGAACAATTAAGAGGATAATCGACTTCCTTATGAAGCGCCCTTGTTAGGCAAGCATGGCAAAGTAAATGATAAGTAAGTAGGCACAATTAAACCGAACTGTGTAAACTTATGTAAAGCGGCAGAAAGGCTTTAAATATAAGCTTTTAAGCGATTTACATTTCTTAATCTAGTGGTATTTTTTAGCGCCCACCTACTTACTACTACCACTGTGCCGTTCAACGCAATTTTTGATAATCCCTTCGCACCAGTAAGTGATTTTAGTTTTGCTTTGCTATAGCGTGCATCAGGTAGTTAGGAAATAAGGTTCTAACTCGAAAAATTCAGAAATTGACGACTGAAATCGTCTTAAAGGTGGAGATACGAAAGGGAAAAATCAATCCGATTTCGTCTTGCCACAAAATTGCAAATTGACAAAAGAGGCGGTTTTAGTAGTAACTGTCAAAAACTAGAAGGAATAAAAAGGAGACTGAGGATCATGTTAAAAAAACTTATGCTCAAGCTAATCACATTAATCATAACTATGGTGTTTATGGTATCCTACACCACTTCAGCACTGGCAGTACCAATTACTATTAACGCACATGCCGAGGTTGGAATTAATCCAAATATAAACTTAACATGTGCAGCAAGTGAAGAGAAAGAAACTACAAGCCTTTGGTTTGTGGTAAGAGTTCAGGGGAAACCAGACCAGGTAATACAACAAATTAATGTGGGAGAATATCCGAAAAAAGTGGATACGGGTGCGTCCACAGTGATTTATAACAACGGTAATAATGCAGCGAAGTGTTGGTAGAAACAGAGAAAGAGAAGAGGGAGTGAAGAATTGTTTAGTTTGAGAAATAAATGCGATCGCTTTCTCCTTAAGCTTAAGACGAAGAAGCGGGATCGCCCTTAGTTCAATTTGACTATGATAGTGCGATTAGCTTTGGTAACAGTGCTACTACGCTAATCGCCCTTTCTTATTAATTCAACTGGTGCATTTATTTGAAAAAAAGCACCTAACTCAAAAAATTCAGAAATTACACTTTGGAATCGTCTTTAAAGTGTATAAGCTCAAAAACGGAGGAATTAATTATGGCAGAAGAAACCAAAGATAATAGTGAATCTCAAGAAGAGAATCAATCTGAAAATGAAGATAATCGACTTCCTTACGAAGCGCCAAAATTACGCAAGCATGGCAAAGTAAATGATACTACTACTCTCACTGTGCCGTTCAACGGAGTTTTTGATAATCCCTTCATAGCACAAAGTGATTTAAGTTTTGCTTTGCTATAGCGTGCATCAGGTAGTTAGGAAATAAGGTTCTAACTCGAAAAATTCAGAAATTGACGACTGAAATCGTCTTAAAAGTGTAGACAACAAATAAAATCTCAAAAGGAGAAAATTATGTCACTTACCACAACCCAATCCTACATGGAAAGTACTTTAACTTTACAAACAGCCTTAACAGCATCAAAAAAAACAGTAGACATTCAAATTGCTCCAGATGATCTCAATACTCTAAAAGGCTCGGATTATAAACTTTGCTTTGCCAAGAAAGTTGGGGATAATGATTACAATGTTGTCTGGCAGTCTTTTACGGCATATCTTAGCAACAATAGTTTTTTATGGACTCCCCAGTACCAACTTTTCGGTAGCAATATCTTCCAAAGTAATATCGAAGTAAAAGTATCAACCAACACCATAAAAATTGGTCTCGGAGAGCAAAGTATTCTGAGTAAAGCAGGATTGCTCCAACCACCATCAACCGGGGGAGAACCCACAGGATTCACTTTAAAAAACGAGTTTGGAAATATCCATCCAGGGGTTAATCAAATGTCGTTTAACACTATTACTGGGAAAGAAGTAAGCACACCAATCTATGTAGCTCAAAACCCAGTAGTTATTGGAGATACACTCCTGACACCCGTTGAGAAAGTACTAGTATGGTTCGAGCAGAATATTGAAACCAGTACTATGTTTAGCAACTCGAGATCTAAATCAGTAGAAATCGATTTAACTCAAGATAATTCCGCTACTCGATTGTATAAAAATGGGTCTTGGATCACCCCATAATCGGGACAATAGGATTACCTTAGTTTAATTTTTCAGGGTGTGTTACTTCGGTAGCTCATCCTTTCCTAATTTTAATCTCTAGTGCGATTTCAATAGTATAATTAACTGCTCAAACAATTGTCTAAAGTGCGATCGCGCTTGTGGGATTAGGAGTTTCCATGTATCACGCTCGTTTTAAATTAGGTAGTGGTGCGATCGCGCTTATGGGATTAGCAGTGGTTCCCGTCCTCGCTGTCTTGATTATCAAGCGATCGCGGTAATGGGGTAATATTAATTGCGATGCCCTTGACAATCACTTCGTGCGATAGCGAAGCGCTGACTTGTCAGTTCGCATTTGTGGGGTTAGCAGTTTGCATACATCGCTGATTTTTTACTAGATAGCAAATAGTGCGATGCGCTTCCACTCAACCTACGCAAAATATAAACTAGATATTTTCCCGATTTAACCAAACTTGTAAATCAGCCATACTGGTAAAATCAAGCAATGCTTCACTAAGATTTTCTAACTGTTCCAAAGATAAAATTTCAACCTGTTGACGAATATCCTGTGGTAATTCCCCCACCCGTCGATTTAGTTGACGGAGAATGAGCGAGAAAGCCTCAACTTCTCGTCCCTGTTCTCGTCCTCGTTCTTCTCCTTCCTTTATTCCCTCTTCCTTAATTTCCCGATAAACCCTTGTTTCCTTAAGTGTAATTCCTAACATTTCCTCGACCTCCCGTTGACTTTTATCATCAAACTTGTACACCATTATCGTTGTGATTAACTCTATTATGGCGCGATTTCCGACTTGAGTTTCTTGTTTGCGATTCCTCGCCAACAAATACCTTGCTTCCTGTGTTGCTTGCTCATCCTCAAGGGTAGTTAATACCATCAGTGCTACCCACACAGGTAACTCACGAATATCACCCAATTCATCCAAATATATGCGATTTACCTGTGGGCTGTTAAGTTGACTCAGATAAGGACGAATATCACTTTGTTCAAGATTACGGGATGGGTAAATTATTACTACCTGCAAATCACTAAATCTGTCTCGGTTACGATAGAAATATAACCAAGATTCTGCAAATACCCTTTCATAGAGTCTTTCATCCTTTTGAAACTGTACCTCACAGAAATAAACAACCCCAGGATTTTCGCTTTCTGGTGGTAAAAATACCCCATCAATCTCAAATTTTGGTTCTTTAACAGCTACCGAATCAAACCTGTATTTATCTGCATTTTCTGGTGGATTTGTCAATAGCTCAAACAGTAAAGTTGGGGATTGTTGAAATAGTTTATAAAAAATTGAATCTCGACGCATGAAAATTTTTACTTGAAAATTGCACCTGCTCAATTTTAAGCTTTAAGTGCTTCCAGCCAAGCCTAAAAATTAGCCATATCCTAGAATCAATCATCTCTGCAATCCCACTACATCCGACAAAATCACATCACACACGTTAGATAACCCAGGTAAACTATCCTCTCGATAAAGTTGTCGTATTGGTACTATATTTGCCAAACGTGCTAATAAAGCAAATTCACGCGATCGCATATCTCGCTCTAACTGCAATGATTGAGGATATCTGTGAGTAATTAGGTGCATTAAACCAATTTGAGGAATAATTGCTTCTATGCTGGGTGCAGTTAACGACTGCTGACGCTCTCCCAAAACATAAATCGCAGCTAGAGGTAAGGGTTGAGGATGGAAACGCCACGCTGATAGATGATTTTGATTTAACTCCACAAAATGCTTATCAGTTTGGCTAAATACCCGCGATAACTCTGCTTCTGAACCGTAAAGTTCATTTACCGCTGATTTCCACAACCGCAGACGAGGATAACCAGGTTGAACCAGGAAACTATTGTCACAGTCAGCAAGAACGGCAATGTCATCAGCTAAAATCGGATAGCCTTGTTTTGCTAAGGCTGCGGCGGTAGTTGACTTACCTGCTCCTTTTGCACCTATAATTGCGATCGCGCAATCATCTACTTTAATAACGCTGCTGTGGAGACAGATTTTTCCTTGTAACCGTAAAGCAGTCCCAATAATGCAACCAATGAGAATCGCGGTTACTTCAGCCAGGGGTAAATTTACCCAGTTAATCCAGATTTGTTTACCATTGGGAGCAATTTCTACATCTAATTTTTCCTCAATACCACAAAGAGATAGACAATAGTAAATACCATCGGCTTTTTGTTGTGTGTACCAATCAGAGCGATGCTGTTTTTGTTCTATTTTTTCTTCATGAGAATGTGGGGATAATTCACCTTCTACTAAATTAATCTCTACATCTATCGTTGTAGTGGTTGAGGTGGGAATTAAGATTGGTAGCGGTCGGTTTGCGCGTAAGGTTAGACCATAGACCTGGTAGTATACTGCCTCAGTACATAGGTACATGTATATATTTCCTGAGTTTAATTCGGATGTACTAAATTTAGCGATTTAGCTTTGTTGTTTCTAACATCAAGTGCTTTTTGCGATCTTAAATGTAACTGATTGTATACAATTATCTTCTGTTTGGTAAATTTTGACTTATTGATTCATTTCAATTTTTAACAAATAAGCAAATATACTCTTACATAATCAATATATATTTACTTAGGTTCAGTAGATATACTGAAGCATCAAGCAAGTTGATAGCTTAAGCTAATCAATTGGAGGGGAATAAGTTTATTCCTTTTTTGACACTTACCCCAATCGCCAAAATCAATTTAGACAAATGCAACTGATTACGCTTAAAATCACCAAGATTTTAAGTGTAGAAAAATTTTTAAAGAATCAAAATTAATAACTTGGGTGATTGAAATAGAGGTTGAAATTTACTATCTTCGTTGATTTTTCTATACAAATCCCAAAATAGCGCTCTCGAAGATATCAGTAGGCGAGGAGGATGCTCGCCTCAGTGGCTGTATAAATCAAGGATAAAGGAGTATAAATATGACAGACAACAACATTCTAGATGTGGCAGTTGTAGGAGGCGGAATATCAGGAGTATATTCTGCTTGGAGGCTGCTAACCGATGGGGGCAAAAAATCGGTTACGCTTTATGAAGCTGATAAGCATATTGGAGGTCGCCTTCTTTCTGTTAAGCCACCAGGTATCGATAATATGGTGGCTGAATTAGGAGGGATGCGTATTCTACCTGAATGTATTCAACCCTTAATTAACACACTCATCTCCAAATTAAATTTCCTAGCAAATAATTCAGACTCGGACATTACTCACATCGATTTGTACGATTTCCCGGTGAACGACTCACCTGCATCTGATAATATTGTTTTTACACGAGGAACGTCATTCCGTTGGTCAGATATAAAAAACCCGCCTGATAACATTCCTTACAAATTGCCTGAAACAGAAAAGGGTAAATCACTCGGCGAAATTATCCTAGAGGCTATCAAGATAATTCTCAACGACCCAGAAATTGATAAATGCTCTTCAGAGGAAGTTCGCACAAAGGTTCAAACCGCGACCTATGGTTCTCAAAATCTCCCTCTTCATCAGCAAGGATTTTGGGATATCTTAACGCAAGTTATAAGTTATGAAGCTTATAAATTTGAGCAGGATGCTGGCGGGTATTCCACAACTCTAAGTAATTGGAATGCTGCGGATGCTATTGCTTGGTTTCTGGCAGATTTCAGTCCTAAAGCAACTTACCGTGGTTTTGCCCAAGGTTATCGACAAGTTGTAGTGAACATGGCTAAGTTGTTTACCAATGCTGGTGGTAACATTGTCTGCGACCAAAAATTAGCTAATTTCGACTGGGACGGTAATGTTTTTACGCTCAAATTTGCCAATGGCGATACTGTCAAAGCTAAAGCATTAATCCTTGCTATGCCCCGACGTTCGCTGGAACTTATCTCATGCGGAAATAAATATTTGAGCAAGGATGAAACTAGCAAGCTTATTAAGAGTGTAACACCGCAGCCAGCTTTCAAGATATTTTCTACTTATTCGACACCGTGGTGGCAAAAGTTAAATTTGAGCTTAGGACGGAGTGTTACCGATCTGCCCATTCGTCAAACTTATTATTGGGCTAATAGTCAGGGAAAACCAATTGAGGATGGACCTGCAATGCTTATGGCTAGTTATGACGATGGGAACAACCCTGATTTCTGGAGTGGCTACCGCGATTGGGAAGGCGTAAATTTTAAATCGATGGGTTTAAGAACAAATGATTTGAAATGGAAGGACAAGACACCCGAATGGAGTGATTACGAACCAAAGCAGGAACAAATGAAAGCTGAAATGACGCGGCAATTAGCTGAAATTCATGGAGTTTGTAAAGACAGCATTGAGCCAAACAGTGTTTGTTTTAAGAACTGGGCTGAAGATCCGTTTGGTGGTGGTTGGAACTTCTGGAATATTGGAGTTGAAAGTCAGAAGGTCATGAAGGAGATTATTAAGCCAGATTTAAACGTACCACTTTATATTTGTGGAGATGCTTATTCCAATTGGCAAGGATGGGTGGAAGGTGCCTTAGAAACTGCAAATATGGTATTAGCGCTACCTGAGTTTAACGTGAAACCATTATAAAAGATTTTCAATAACTGCATTTCTAGCTATTAAATACATAACACGACAAATAAGATGACACAAAAGCAACAGCGTTGGACTCGCGACTACGTTTTTGATGTTCTACGCTCACTTGGCATTCACTATATCTTCGGTGTTCCAGGTACGAACGAGATTCCGATCATTGATGGTACATCCTATCCAGAAAATGAAGTCCAATACATTGAATGTTTACACGAGAACATTGCTATTGGTGCAGCAATGGGTTCTGCACGTATGACTGGCAAACCAGGGGTGTTGCTTGTTCATGTCACACCTGGTATTGCTCATAGTATCGGTAATCTCTTTAACGCATGGCGATCGCATGTCCCATTGGTCATCCTTTGTTGTCAGCAGCAAAATGAGCTAGTGACACAAGAGCCGCTCCTCGCTTCAAACCTTGTCGATTTGGCGCGGCAGTACACGAAATGGGCGCATGAGATACGGACACCGGAAGAAATTCCCCTTGTTCTACAGCGTGCTTTTAAAGAGGCAATGGCACCACCAAATGGGCCAGTGTTTGTCGCTGTCCCTTGGGAGTTCATGATGCGTAGTATCAAAGCCGACGACCGTATCCAAGGTATCACGCAAATTTCGCCCCATTTCACTGGTGATCCATTGGCAATTGAGCAAGCGGCATCCATGCTTGCACAAGCGAAAAACCCAATTATCATCGCTGGTGATGCGGTTGGCTACTCAAATGCGTGGTCAGAACTGCAAGAACTTGCCGACCTGCTAGGCGCTCCAGTTCTGCTCCAAACGTTCAGCAGCATGGCGAACTTCCCGAACGATGACTTCCACTGGCAAGGAGAACTCCCTGGTAGCCAAGCGGGGGTACAGGAAGTGTTTAAAGAGCATGATGTCGCATTTCTCTGTGGTTTTGGAGTTCAAGCTCAAGTTACAGTTTTCAAACATTCTGATGGGCCTCTGATTCCTTCCACCGTTAAGCAGATTTATCTCACAAACAACACTTGGGATATTGGCAAAAACTATTATGGGGAGGCAGCAATTTTTGGTGATATCAAAGCAACACTCCCTCTCATCAACAACCTAGTTCGTCAAAATCGACCCGCCGAGGCAACAAGTAGGAACAAAAAACTGCTGTGCCTCGACACAGAGCGACGTAAACACTGGCAGCAATATCTGGAACAAGCATTGTTACAAGATGAAATCTGGGCTGTCGTCATTGCTCAGGCGCTTCGAGAGGCAATTCAGGAGCAAAAACTGGAGAAGAAATTTGTCTATGTGCATGAAGCTGTTTCCGATCCTGCGCCATTTCAGTATCTTCTCCCACTCGATACCCAAAGTTCGGCACCCATTAGCTATTACTGTGTAGCTGGCGGCTCACTGGGTTGGTCAATGCCTGGTTCACTGGGAATTAAACTCGAAAGCCAAGGCTGGCAGGGTATTGAGACGCGCTTAGTTGTTAATGTTATCGGCGATGGCTCATCACTGTTTTATCCCCAAACTTGGTGGACTGCGGCACATCGACAACTCGGCGTACTCTATATTATTACCAACAATCAAGAATATCATACACTCCAACTTGGGCTACAGCAGGTTATTGATGCGTATGGCTCGTCCGAGGGCTATGGCTGGAAGCCAAAGACTAACGACCCCGAATATCTGCGAATTGAGAAACCCCAACTCGACTTTGTTGCGCTTGCAAAAGCATTCGGTGGTCAAGAAGGTGAGATTGTGAAAAGTCCCCAAGATGTTGGAATTGCTGTGAGGCGCGGCATTGAGTATGTTTTATCGACCCAACGGTCGTATATCCTCGATATGCGGACTGCTCAAGCCACGCCCACACCGCCATCCACCGATATAGAAACTTTCCAAGTCTCCGCTCGTTATCTGACGCAACCGCCACTTAACTTTTTCCACTGCCACACAGCAAATGAAAAGACAGGTATTTTTGGCTCAGTAGCGAACGTTGCGATTATTCCTTAAACATTTTGAAGAAGTGGAGAGCGATGGCGTAAAAAGACGAATACGCCAATCGCACTTTACTTATCACGAAATCATTTACGACGGAATTATTTTATCAAATGGAGAAATTAACTATGGCAGAATTACCAAAAAATATGAGTGAATCTCATGAAGAGAATCAACCTGAGAAGGAAGATAATCGTCTCCCTTATGAAAAGCCTAAATTACGCAAGCACGGCAAAGTCAATGATACTACTTTGTCAGTTCCTACACCAGGCACCAAGTTCGATACTCCTTTTGTTGGAATTCCTAGAGCTATATCTTAACTATAAGGTAGTAACTGGATTTTGTTTCGCTAAAAATTTGATTCAATCGTGAACTTAAAGAGGCTATCAAAATGTACAAGACAATACAGACGGTTTTTGTCGGAGATGGGAATTATAACAACCTAATGAATAGCATAAAGGGTGGTCAACGACCATTTAAATATATGGACTACCTCTACGTCGCATTTGCAGATCTTAAACCTAATTCTAACCCTCCACAAATCTACTTCAAATCTGAATACGAACAGAATGTTAGGGAGATTATTGCCGAAGCTAAAAAGCAAAATCCAAGCCTAATAGTGTTTGCACAAGTTAATTGGGCGAGTACTCTTGCCCCACTTGACACTGAAGCCAAAATTGAGGCATTCGCAAAGTCTATTCCGCCATTTTTGAAGCAGTATGGACTTGTCGGCATAGATTTTGATTGGGAACAAGTACCCTTCGATATAAACCTAGCCTCTTATCTATTTACTCAAGTAAAAACACAGATTGGTAGTGAGGCATATCTTTCTATTTCAGCTGACAAGACAACATCTCTTAAGCCTTCTGTTGTAAACCAGTATGTAGACATAGTTAATGTGCAATCATACCAGCGATTATGGCTTGTTGATGAGTTCATTGACTTTGGAATTGACAAAAACAAAATCTACATTGGAATAGCAAGTGAAAATGATGACCCGAATGCCTTTTACCCTTCAGGAGGAGGTGTCTCAGATTATATTAATAAGTGCGTTGACACAGGCACAGCTGGTTTATATTTATGGCGTATAGATAATGATGATACGGATCATGCAATAAATGTACCTCGGTATACAATAACTAAACAAATTTGGCAATTCACCAAAGGTACAATGGCAACCGAAATCGGTGGTGGCGTTTTTGAAGACACTAACATGAGACGTGACGCTAAAGGTAATCCCCAGGCAGTACCACCAATCACGGAGATGATAGTTCGCTATGGAAATGTTGTAAACGCCATTCAGACTATTAACGGTGATTTGAAGTTGCCTCAGCATGGTGGTTATTCGGGTATTGCAGCACCTACCATCAAGCTGGACGAGGGCGACAACATTATCGAGGTTTCTGGCTATACAGGGACGTGGTTCGGATGGAATTGTGTGCTTCAACTGATGCTGACCACCAAGAATGGGAAGACCTATGGTCCTTACGGAAGCATGGCAGATGCGTCACAAAAAATACCTTTTAGCTTTAAGGCACTTACTGGGCAATCGATTGTGGCGTTCAAAGGTACTCTTATCAGTATACCACTGAAAGACGCTCCCGAAACCACTGTTATTGAGAGCCTGTCGGTATCTTTTGCTTAAGTTCTGATTCTTCAACAAACACAAAGGTCTCACTTTTTTTATTTTTGGGACTTCCAAATAAATAGATATCCAAAATCTTCATACGGGATGGGCAAGAATGCTCATCCTATATGAAGGTCTTTTATATATAGGCTTTAAAAAACGCTTGGTACTTATACTAACTTTAATAAGACATAGCTTCAAGTTTTACTTTATTCGATGACACAACTTGAGAACTACGCAACCAATAAGCAACCGCCAAAGCTTTCTCTACCTCCATGAATTTTCCCGTATCAATTTCCTCGGACTGTAAAAACCGATTTAACTCGGCTGTATCTACATATTCTTCCAAACCTGGCGTATTCTTTAATAAATCGCCAATCCACAAACCAACCATTTCCTGCATTCCCTTGGTATACTGGTCAGGCGCATCAAAGACAATTTTTTTCCGAGTGCGGATAGCTTCTGGTAATTTACCCTTCATTGCCTCCCGCAAGATATTTTTATTAATTAACCAAGGTACAGGGGGAATTGACACAAGAAAGTTGACCAAGCGCAAATCGAAAAAAGGATAGTAATGTTTAACTGCTATCCCGGTTACACCAGGGTCAAATTGTTCAAATATGTTTGACCAAAATGGAGAATTAGCCATGCCATAGCGAGAGATATAATCTATCGATTCGGCACTCATTTTCTGGTATCGTTCTTGTAAATTTAGTTGCTTAACTTTATCAGAGTTAAACCAAGTCGGAAGTTCTAATTTCTCTTTGTTAATTTTGCGCCAGTAAGCCCAACCTTGACGTAGATAAAATTTACGAGAACGATGGGTATGTAAATAGTGCAAAAACACCTGCAACGACTCTCGACGCAAACCATGTTTCCACCACTCCAACCAATAAAACTCGCCAAACCGCAAACCAGGGTCGCCACCAAATCCGGTTAATACTACCCGTGCGTGGTCTGCACAGCGTTTAGTAAAATCATTACCAGCATTGCGGGCGGGAATACCATTCGGTTGGGGTAATGGTGTTTCGGGGTTTTCTGGGGGAACATGGCAGAAATAACCTTCGCAGTTCATCTCATTTAAAGGAATACCGATATAATGAGCTACCATGCTGGCATAAGAATCTTCCTCCGGCATCATCAGGCGGTCTCTCATCGTAAACGCCTGAAAATCAAAGGGTGTTCCTCTTTCTAACAGTACCTTGTTTGCCGTTGCCGCAATACTAGTAGAATCCATCCCCCCACTAAGATGGGTAGCAATGCTTTTTGTCCGCAACCTATCACTAACAGCTTGCTCAAATAGTTCCGAAAAATGCTCTACATATTCTTGGGGATGTTTATAAAAAATTAAGGGTAGAGTGTGGGGTAATTGCCAATACTTTTGGATATTTAATTTCCCTGCTTGCCAAGTTAAAGTATGGGCTGGGGGAAGGCGATGAATATCATGAAAAACGGTTGTAGACCATTCCATATTCATCCCCTGTACCAAGAAATCCCCGACCGCTTGCTGATTTAACTTTGTGGATACCTGGGGATGTAAGCGAATGCAATTCAGGGTATTGCTGCAAATTAAAGTATTGTTAACCTGCGCGTAGTAAAACGGTAAGATACCAAACTGGTCACGTCCACAAAAGAGGCGTTGCTGTCTTTCATCCCAAATAATGAAGACAAAATCTCCCATCAAGTGGTCTACACAACCTGTATCCCAAACTAAATAGGCGTGTAAAACTAATTCCACATCTGGTGCATTATCAGCAATATCTCGACCTGCTGCCCATAAAGTTGTCAGCAAGTCTTTTCGACCATCTAACCTTGCATCAGCCACTATCCACACTTGGTCATCTAGGGTAAATGGTTGTCTCTCATGTTCTTGTTCAAAGGTTGTGCGTAACAGGGTATGACCGAATCCTAATTTACCTTTATGCCAAACGTTTTGAGCATCAGGGCCACGAAAGCCCATGTAGTCGGTCATTCGGTACAGTAGGGATTTATTGACGGGTTCGTTATGGGTATTTAAAAGACTAATAATGCCACTCATGGATTTTTGAATTTAGTAAGTAAATTTATATCTTGTGCTTTTTAAACGCAGAGAAACGCAGAGTCAGCTTACTTTTTGCAGCAATCCTTCTTTTATGAGTTCATCAATTAACAGGGCTACATCTTGGCGGATTGTAGCTTCATCAATCGCATATACTTTTAGCAATGGCGAAATCACACTTTCTACATCCCCCAATTCTGTGATTAGCTGCCATATCCGACAAGCAGCGTTGTTTAAAGTGTAGTAAGTTTCATTGTCGAGGTTTAATAGAACCATTTCACTGTTGAGTTCCTGCGCGAGGACGTTCTCAGGAATGGATAAGTTGAGAGCAAAGACTGATGTGATAGGTTTCTTAAATTTAATGTTTAACATTTTCTTTACTTCCTGATTAATTTACGGAA encodes:
- a CDS encoding NAD(P)/FAD-dependent oxidoreductase, producing the protein MTDNNILDVAVVGGGISGVYSAWRLLTDGGKKSVTLYEADKHIGGRLLSVKPPGIDNMVAELGGMRILPECIQPLINTLISKLNFLANNSDSDITHIDLYDFPVNDSPASDNIVFTRGTSFRWSDIKNPPDNIPYKLPETEKGKSLGEIILEAIKIILNDPEIDKCSSEEVRTKVQTATYGSQNLPLHQQGFWDILTQVISYEAYKFEQDAGGYSTTLSNWNAADAIAWFLADFSPKATYRGFAQGYRQVVVNMAKLFTNAGGNIVCDQKLANFDWDGNVFTLKFANGDTVKAKALILAMPRRSLELISCGNKYLSKDETSKLIKSVTPQPAFKIFSTYSTPWWQKLNLSLGRSVTDLPIRQTYYWANSQGKPIEDGPAMLMASYDDGNNPDFWSGYRDWEGVNFKSMGLRTNDLKWKDKTPEWSDYEPKQEQMKAEMTRQLAEIHGVCKDSIEPNSVCFKNWAEDPFGGGWNFWNIGVESQKVMKEIIKPDLNVPLYICGDAYSNWQGWVEGALETANMVLALPEFNVKPL
- a CDS encoding glycosyl hydrolase family 18 protein, producing MYKTIQTVFVGDGNYNNLMNSIKGGQRPFKYMDYLYVAFADLKPNSNPPQIYFKSEYEQNVREIIAEAKKQNPSLIVFAQVNWASTLAPLDTEAKIEAFAKSIPPFLKQYGLVGIDFDWEQVPFDINLASYLFTQVKTQIGSEAYLSISADKTTSLKPSVVNQYVDIVNVQSYQRLWLVDEFIDFGIDKNKIYIGIASENDDPNAFYPSGGGVSDYINKCVDTGTAGLYLWRIDNDDTDHAINVPRYTITKQIWQFTKGTMATEIGGGVFEDTNMRRDAKGNPQAVPPITEMIVRYGNVVNAIQTINGDLKLPQHGGYSGIAAPTIKLDEGDNIIEVSGYTGTWFGWNCVLQLMLTTKNGKTYGPYGSMADASQKIPFSFKALTGQSIVAFKGTLISIPLKDAPETTVIESLSVSFA
- a CDS encoding RNA polymerase sigma factor, whose product is MMSNQIIANSELHVCASFWWLWQKYRHYLHSCCLKWMGGNPTDAEDALSRAMLKAWEKEQKYAGKISNFKAWLTKLTHNLCIDIHRERSRGENQVEDIEVYTSGEELGLIFCEDTPESAMDSSEERTVILRAVHNLPHRLRETFILHFYGELSYPEIAQQQDISYDNVCKRISQGRKILREELKGYFLGEDENNTNLSVASTLPDNTVHSGVRKKSRSKNSGIGDGNRLKSRKAKKKKKSNLV
- a CDS encoding thiamine pyrophosphate-dependent enzyme, producing the protein MAPPNGPVFVAVPWEFMMRSIKADDRIQGITQISPHFTGDPLAIEQAASMLAQAKNPIIIAGDAVGYSNAWSELQELADLLGAPVLLQTFSSMANFPNDDFHWQGELPGSQAGVQEVFKEHDVAFLCGFGVQAQVTVFKHSDGPLIPSTVKQIYLTNNTWDIGKNYYGEAAIFGDIKATLPLINNLVRQNRPAEATSRNKKLLCLDTERRKHWQQYLEQALLQDEIWAVVIAQALREAIQEQKLEKKFVYVHEAVSDPAPFQYLLPLDTQSSAPISYYCVAGGSLGWSMPGSLGIKLESQGWQGIETRLVVNVIGDGSSLFYPQTWWTAAHRQLGVLYIITNNQEYHTLQLGLQQVIDAYGSSEGYGWKPKTNDPEYLRIEKPQLDFVALAKAFGGQEGEIVKSPQDVGIAVRRGIEYVLSTQRSYILDMRTAQATPTPPSTDIETFQVSARYLTQPPLNFFHCHTANEKTGIFGSVANVAIIP
- a CDS encoding Rpn family recombination-promoting nuclease/putative transposase encodes the protein MRRDSIFYKLFQQSPTLLFELLTNPPENADKYRFDSVAVKEPKFEIDGVFLPPESENPGVVYFCEVQFQKDERLYERVFAESWLYFYRNRDRFSDLQVVIIYPSRNLEQSDIRPYLSQLNSPQVNRIYLDELGDIRELPVWVALMVLTTLEDEQATQEARYLLARNRKQETQVGNRAIIELITTIMVYKFDDKSQREVEEMLGITLKETRVYREIKEEGIKEGEERGREQGREVEAFSLILRQLNRRVGELPQDIRQQVEILSLEQLENLSEALLDFTSMADLQVWLNRENI